A single genomic interval of Halobacillus halophilus DSM 2266 harbors:
- a CDS encoding class I SAM-dependent methyltransferase: MQEKNIKLVIGAGEHNNNPGWIHTQEDEVNLLDEASLEANFKINSIEAILAEHVWEHLAFEEGIRAAEICIKYLREGGYVRCAVPDGYFPDEKYQQIVQIGGPGPADHPAASHKIVHNYTSISNMFEKVGFEVKLLEYCDEEGQFHANSWSGKDGVIFRSNQFDPRN; the protein is encoded by the coding sequence ATGCAGGAGAAAAATATTAAGCTTGTGATTGGTGCAGGAGAACATAACAATAATCCGGGTTGGATTCATACCCAAGAAGACGAAGTAAATTTACTAGATGAAGCTTCCTTGGAAGCTAACTTTAAAATAAATTCAATTGAAGCCATTTTAGCAGAACATGTCTGGGAACATCTGGCCTTCGAAGAGGGAATAAGAGCTGCTGAGATATGTATTAAATATCTAAGAGAAGGGGGGTACGTCCGTTGTGCAGTTCCCGATGGATATTTTCCTGATGAAAAGTATCAGCAAATCGTACAAATTGGAGGTCCAGGACCAGCCGATCATCCGGCAGCGAGTCATAAAATTGTACATAATTATACTTCAATATCCAATATGTTCGAGAAAGTTGGATTTGAAGTGAAATTACTTGAATATTGTGATGAAGAAGGCCAATTTCATGCTAATTCATGGAGTGGGAAAGATGGAGTTATCTTTCGCTCTAACCAATTTGATCCTAGAAACTAA